One Candidatus Omnitrophota bacterium DNA window includes the following coding sequences:
- a CDS encoding site-2 protease family protein — MSFLSLVIYFTISFSLLLIAMTVHEFAHGLTAYKDSTASLSGRLTLNPLAHIDPFWTFLLPFILFITTSGRFVFGAAKPVPINYWALKNPKRDIIRCS, encoded by the coding sequence TTGAGCTTCTTAAGCTTAGTTATTTATTTTACCATATCATTTTCACTTTTATTGATCGCCATGACTGTGCATGAATTTGCACATGGTTTGACTGCTTATAAGGATTCTACGGCTAGTTTAAGTGGCCGTTTAACTTTGAATCCGCTGGCGCATATCGACCCATTCTGGACATTTCTTTTACCGTTCATACTTTTTATAACTACAAGCGGGCGTTTTGTTTTTGGCGCGGCCAAGCCTGTTCCTATAAATTACTGGGCCCTGAAAAATCCTAAAAGAGATATTATTAGGTGCTCTTGA